The genomic window GCCAAGGGTTTCTTCCAGGCCACGCCTCTTGCCCGTCGTGCCTGTCCTTTGGGACATTCGAAATCGAGCTTCAGCATGGTTCAGCCAACGCACGGCACTGTAAACCACCGGCGGAGCGCTAGGTGAAAAGAGTCGATTGCTGCGGGGTAGACGCCAGCCATGTTGCCATAGTCCTTTGTCTGCCCGCCACCACGAGGCGCTACTCTGTGCCTCTTGACATGGCAGCGATAACACGCCTCTTCCCGACTCATGCGCGCGCTGTCGGACGGCTTGAGCTGAAGCAAACTAAGCCAGGGGTGGAAATGCGATACGGTGCCGGTTGTGTCATGCCGCTGCTCTCCTTGAAAGTGCCGATCTGGACTCGATTTTCCGATTGCATCATTATCGAAAACTTGCAGAATACCATGACTCCACACTCAGAATAGGATGAGCAGCCGTGCGAGAGAATCTCTTCTCATAATTGTGGGTCCCCAAAGCGTCATCGGGTCTTGCTTAGTCTGCGCAGGAATATAGCTGGAGCTTTGTCCGCAGCCAACAGGAGTAGCTTGCTGCACGGTGCCGTGTTCTGTTGCTCAACATGTGTGTGAGGCAGATTCGTGGACGCCATGCTGCCACGGGGTTTGTATTGGCTTTGAGATGCGAGGCTCTTTACCACACAGTGAATCGCAGCAAAGTGCATCGCCCAGTTCTTCTCAAACTGATGTCAGGTGTAGGAACCTATTCAGGCTTCACCTTCGATGAGAGATCGATTCAAAATTGCCAGCATGTAACCCGTACGTTCGCCACTGTCCAGTCGCAGCCTGGTTTGACAAGGGGTTAGACCCTGTCCCCCACAATCCTAGCATCCTATATGGGACCTCGAGAGCAGGATCCATCGCTTCAGCTTGTGTGCTATGACGATGCACGTGGGTGATTGGTAGAAATAGCGCCATTCTGAACTCTGTTCCTCGCTGGCTCACGAGAGAAACAGTACAACGAATCGGAACTATTCCCCCTCAGCAATTGGGGTGACAGAGGCATGCCCATGAGAGTAAGCTACGTTTGACGAACTAGAAGCCTGCACAATTGCCAGATTCCGGTAGTCCTTAGGTAACGGCTGGTACTTTCGTCGCTGATAGGCGTACCACGTCATCCTCTGCACTTCCAGTAATATCAAAAACCTAGAACACTAATCATGGCGCTCTGACAGCCCGTACGCGAGAGGTGACCTTGCGAATGTTACCCTACCCGTTTGTTGATTCGATCGTACTGTTTTCCACCTGGCGGAAATCGCCGGTCCCCCCTCTGCATTCTCAACAGTATCACCCGCCGTGCGCAAGACCATGCAAACGATCGCAACTTCCCCCCGCACGACGGCTGACAACAAGTTTCGAACACGCCGTGTTTCTACACTGCTCTATGATATCTCACTCACCACCAGCTTCACACACTTCTCGACATGACAAAGCAACTGCAATGCACAAGACCCCCCCCTGCAACGCGTCGCGCCACTTGGCTTGCCTTTCATGTTGCATGACTTCCCATTACAGTGATGACACATCGCGGTGCGTTGCGAACAGGGGCCGATGAGCGCAGGAATCAGTGTGGTAAGCTGTGCGACTAGCCATCAAGATTGTCAACTATCAAGGGCCGCAGTACCCCTCACGACCTGAACCTCTCATGCGCGAAGCACCCCGCTGAGAGCCGTGCTATACATGTTGTTTGTCATACCACAACACCTTGTCATGAACAGAAACACTCGATTCACGCTTGGATAGCTTGTTTAGGGGCAGCGAGGTGGTGGCAATCGGCAGACGATAGTCGGCATTGTTTACTTGCTTGTCGATCTGCCTTGGGATTCCTACATCGGAGAGAAGAATGTATGTACAACACCGCAGAAACCAGACAAAACCACGACTCGTTTCCTCGAATCCAACAGCTGCCCTGTGTACATCGAACCGCATGAACACTCACTACATGCTCGCTCTGCAGGGAGCTTAGCAGGCGTTGACATCGGCCTCCGTGTAGATGCAAGACGCGCTCGGTCCGTCGCTGATCTTCTGCGGCTCGTTGCCAGGCGATGTACCTTCGAACTCCTGGCAGATGACCTTGGTACCAGTGACGCACGAGTTTGTGATGGTGGCTGTGTCGCCAAAGTTCGAGTTGATACCGACCAACGTTGCAGAGCCGCCAGATGCTTTGACGCCGTCGATCTTGACGTGGCGCTCACCTTGCTGTAGGGGGTTAGCTGGCGAGTTTGTGATTACAGTTCAGATTCTTACCTCCTTGCAGTTACCGCATGAGCGGTAAAGCTTGCCGAAGTCCTCTACGTAGAAGCcagagatggagatggagcCAATGCCGTTGTGCTGGACGACCTTGTCTTTGGCGCCCTTCGCACCACCACCAGATACTGTGCCATCGCCGTTGCCCTTGAAGGTGAGTGCATCTTCGCAGACAGCCTCCCACCAGACATTGGTGATTGTGCACGCTCCGGCACAGTGAACGCCCTCGATCTGGTCGGCCCCAATGATGACATTGGAGAGGGAGCCACCATCTGCGACATTGAAGACAGCGTCCTTGCCGCCACCTTCACCAGAGGTGCAAGAAACGCCGCGGCCAAACTTCACCATGCCGCCGTCGAAGTCGGTCACTTCCATGGGCGCGGAGAGGGTAGATTCGCCAGCTGCGGTTGGGAAGGTGCCGGATGCTACGGAGCCACTGCTGGGCGTGCTGGAGCCGGTTGAGTTGGAGCTTCCACTTGGGCTTGAGCCAGAGCTTGAATCCGAGTCTGAAGACGAGTCCTGATCATCTGAGCTGCCAGAATCAGAAGAGGATTCTTCGTCGCCAGAACCAGATGAGCTCTCCTCGTCTCCAGATCCCGAAGAGGTCTCTTTGTCGCCAGAGCTGGAATCGTCTGAGGAGCTGTCACCTTCTTCCTCAGCTTCCTTATCAGAGTTGCTCTCCTCATCGTCTGAGTCGGAGGAATCGCTAGAGTCGCTCGAAGAGTCGGAGTCATCTTTCCTGACCTTCAAAAAGGCAGCGGGAGACGACAATGGGAGCAAGCCCTTGACAGGATCGGTAGCGCCTCGAGAGCCCAAAGCGCCAGATAGGAAAGTGCCATCAGCATAACGACCGCGGACGGCACCCTTGCCGCCTCGTTCTTCGATGTCGGTGTTATCTCCACGCTTGCCGATACCTCCGTGAGGAGCAGCGGAAGCCGAGAAGACGAGCGCTGCTGTAGCGATAGTTGCGAGACTGAAGCGCATGATTGCTGCAGGTTTGAGTGGTAAAGTGAAAGAGCTAAAGAAGGATTTGCACAGCAAATGAGTGACTTAGAGAACGAAAGATCGTGGCTGGCACAGAGCTGGGAAAGGAAGATTGCACAAGAAAGACTTGTGGGAAAAGagcgaagaagaagctgtTGATTCAGATGATGAAGGAGAAACGCATTGCTCTAGTTCCTTTATACTCACATTCCCACCTGCACGAAGTGCTCGCTCGAAACGAGGCGGATTCGCCAAGTCGTACAGGATTGTCTATCCATGGGGGCCTCAAGCTGAAAGATGCTGTGCAGATGTTGATCAGTACATTGAATCAATCAAACTGATGCCTTGGCCGAGCAAGCGCTAGAGAGGAAAGCTTGGTATCGTACGTACGCGCCAAGGACGTTTAAGAGTGATAGGCAGCGAAATATCGAAAAGAGATCGAGTTTTTGTTTCGGACTTGGTTTCAACGCCGGGGTCACTGGGCTTGGCTTGGTACATACGGATTGGCGACAGCGGAGACAGGTGTGATTGACAGCTCTAAGCTATCGTTTCGCGACGAGTTTGGTTTCATGAAACTGCGCATTTCGAGAACTCTTGGCTGGAGCGCATGCGTATATACGATTCAGGTGTGTGTGGTGTGATTAGTGCGGTGCCGACTAGCTATAGCTCTAGATGGTACTGATTGACTTGATGGCGTTCACGGTGGGCTTTGTTGGTGCTGGGCATCATGCTTTGTGCTTCTACACAGTACACACGTCAAAAGTGCTTGAGGCAATGATGATCGGGTGCTGGACCCGCACTGCGGCTGCAGCGAGCTACGAAAAATGGCCCTCTTGAAAGAAAAGTCGTCATTGAGGCCGAAATGTAGCCAGCGCTGAGAGTCGCAACTTCCTCCTCGATGATGAGTCAGTCTCGATGAATCCCAATTGCTGTCCAGAGTCCATGTGGGAGGATAATTTCAACAGCGATCATAACCAGAAGGTTCTCGCAGTTGCTTTGAGTGCTCCGTTGTCTACAATGTATTCCATGGTTCCACCGTGTGCATTATGCGCAGCAGCGTCACTCTCCGCTGCGCAGCACCGTAGCTGCACTTGCACGTGCAACGATGCTTTTGTGGTGGTTTGAATGGTGCCAGCGACGTTGGTACGAGAGAGTGCAGTGCCTGCTGTGCAGCTGCTAATCGGTGGTGGTTGAGTGTATTCTCACAAGCGCAGACTTTTCCCAACACCTCGGCTGTGGCTAGCAGCTGAGCTCTGGCCCGAACCACCCATGACGTCCTCTCAGGCGTCACAGAGCGGATCCGTCTCCGCGAAGGCCATCATGAGAGCTTTCCCCGCGTTTGTTCGTCTTGCACTTGGGCTGATGTGAATCGTCTTGGTTTTCTTGTTAATGCACCCTGAGCAACGTTGTGGACTATAGTCGACACACGAGAGAAACGCCGAGATGAGCAGCTACACGTACATCTACAACTCGCAGCTGGTGAGCACTTTCACTCCAACGTCCATGCCAGGACCCGGCTAACGTGCACAGGATGCCTTCTCGTTGTACCACCTCACACACGAGCAGGCCACCAAGCACAGCACGCTGGGCCCTGCCCTGCCAGCTCTCGGCCATGCAACGTCCGGCGCATTGGGCACTGCTATTTCAAAGCTCATCACGTACCCGCTCGATCTTGTGGTAGCGCGTCTACAAGTGCAGAAGCAGCTCCAGGGCGAAAATGAGCGGCCCAGGTACGACGGCATCTTCGACGCCATCGAGAAGATCTACGAACGGGAAGGGGGCCTGTCAGCCTTTTACAACGGCGTGCCTCACGAGGTGTTCAAGGGCGTCACGGATAGctttctcttcttccttGCCTACTCGTATATACGGCAAAGTCGACTGGCTGCGAACGGTGGACGGAAGAGCCTGGGCGCTGTGGAAGAGATTGGTGTGGGCGTGGTAGCTGGCGCCTTCTCCAAGCTCTGCACTACACCCATCCAAAACATTGTCACCAGGAAGCAGACAGCAGCAATGACTGCACTCGATGGGAACACAGCCACGCCGCCAGCCTCAAGCACAAGAGACATTGCTTCGCAGatcaagaaggagaaggggCTGCAGGGCTTCTGGTCAGGCTATTCGGCCAGCCTCATCTTGACCCTCAACCCATCTCTCACGATGCTGATGCATAAGGTCTTGCTGCGGCTTCTAGTTTCACAAGGGAAGCGTGACGACCCCGGTGCACGCATTACGTTCCTCATTGCAGCGACCAGCAAGGCATTGGCCTCTACCATAACCTATCCCTTCCAGCTCGCCAAGACACGCGCACAAGTCTCGTCTCAGAAGCCGACCGAGACGACTGGCGAGACTTCGGAATTCGAAAAGACAGAGAAGCCGCCAAGGTCGGGGGTCATGCGCGCCAGACAGCGTACTGTGTTCGCCACCATTCTGCGCATCGCACAGACCGAAGGCCTTGCAGGCTTGTACCAGGGTCTAGGTGGAGAGGTGCTCAAGGGCTTCTTCTCGCACGGCATCACGATGCTGATGAAGGAGCGGATCCACGCCGTCATCATCAACCTCTACTATGCCGTCCTGAAGTCGATGGAGAAGTTCCCCAGCACCGAGGAGCTCAAGCAGATGGCGGCAGATCAATACGAGGGTGGGAAGGAGCGTGTCAGCGAGGCATACAACAAGGGCGTTGAGGTCGCTGAACACGCAGCAGAGAAGGTTCAGGACGTGGTCGCACAGGGCTCTCAACAGGCCCAGGAGCTGTATGAGAGCGGCAAGGAGCAGGCTGGCGAGGCATACGACCGGGCGACCGAAGCCGCGCAATCGGCCACATCCACAGCACAGAATGCAGTGAGCAGCGGTTCGCAGCAGGCGCAAAGTCTGGCAGAAGCTGGGAAGGAACAGGCGAATGGAGCGTATAACAAGGCAGCCGAGACAGCACAGTCGGTCTCATCAACGGCTCAAGAGCAAGCCAGTGAGGCCTACGGCAAAGCGAGGGAAGCAGCACAAACCTCGACCGTGACAGCTCAGGACCCGGCCAGTGGCTCGTACGCAAAGGCGAGCGAGGCAGCAGAGTCGGCTTCCTCGGCAGCACGGGGACAGGCTAGCGAAGTGTACAACAAGGCCACCCAAGCGGCGGACTCGACATCGGCCAAGGCCCAGCAGGCTGCCAGCACTGGATCGCACGCAGCTGACAGTCTGGTGGAGCAGGGCAAGGAGGTGGCCGAGCATGCGTCTGAGCAGTCGAGGGACATTGCGAACACGTATGGAGTCGACCAGAAGGAGTGAGTGCGAAGATGAGGCTGGACGGCAGACTGTACCTATACCCAGGGGTTGCGAAGTTTTTCACATATATATGATTATTTCACGTGGTGGTTTGGGATCCCCTGACGTGGCACGCAGCCCAACGACGAAGATTGCATGTGACGCCCAAGATTGGTGTGAATCACACCAGGGATGCGGTGGCTACTGCGAGAGGGATGTAAGACTACCGAAGAGGCGCCCACATGCACCGTGTGCAGTTGCTGGCTGGTGTCTTGTGTGCAGTTGCTGGCTGGTGTCTGTCGGTGGGCGTGTCTATCGATTGCAGCTGCAGGACCGCAACCAGGATACGACTATTACGAAGTAGCGGTAGCGCGCACGGTGTCCTGGGGAACAACAGCGCAGCAGGGCCGCGCGCACGGTGGACCCCCCCCCCAAACATGAGCGCCTCTTGACAACACGACACGCCCACCTCGCCGCCGGGGGCTACTGACTACTGACTACTGACCACTAATCTGCACAGGGACAGGGACGCTGCCACTTCGACGGCGGACTCTTGCGACAGGGAGTAGCTGCTGGCAGGTTTGCATCGGGCAACGGCGCGCCATCGTCGTCACAACACTCGCATCGCCTTGCGGCTGAAACCGTCAGGTCGACAGTTGACAGCTTGACAGCCAGCAGACGCAGGAACGACCCCGCCAAAGCCCTAAGCCTGCGCATACCACACCAGCCACTCGACCTATCTGCCCAGCCGCACTCGACCACCCGGCCCCGCCAGCCAGCGCAGCCACACGCGCTCCTGACGCCTCGCTGCGGTCGTCGCCGCACACGGACCTGCCGCGATGGTGGGAGGCGAGACGCCCTCTTCGCCCCCGCCCCGGAGCGGCGGCTGGGGCAGTCTGCGCGAGGAGCTGGACTACTACAAGACGGCGTACGAGACGCTCGACGCGGAGCTGCAGGAGTTCCAGTCGTCGAGCAAGGAGCTAGAGGCCGAGCTCGAGCGCGACGTCGAGGAGAGCGAGAAGCGCGAGCGCAAGCTGCAGGAGAAGGTGGAGCGCCTGGGCTTCGAGGCCGAGGAGTGGAAGGTACGTAGGCTGCGAACGTAAAGACTGCACAGCCGGCCGCTGACTGGCGCGCAGACAAAGTACAAGCAGAGCAAGACCGAGGCCAACCATGCGCAAAACACGCTCCAGAAAGAGATCACCAGCCTGCGCGATGCCCAGCGGACACTGCAGCTCAAGCTGCGCGACATGGAAGTCCAGAACGACGACTTCGAGCGCCAGACGCGCAACCAGTCGTCGTCGCTCGAGGACGTCGAGACAAAGTACAACGTGGCCATTGAGCGCGAGGTCATGCTGGAGGAAGAGATCAAGATCGGCGAGCGCGAGCGCGAAGGCCTGCGCATCGAGACGCAGCGCCTGCGAGACGAGCTGTCCGACCTGAAGATTGAGTCGGACATTACGCAGGAGAAGCTGCGGCTGGCCGAGGCTACCATCGAGAAGCACCACCAGCGCACCGTCTCCAACCAGCTGGCCAAGGACTCGTCGACGCTGCGCCCGCGCTCGCCCATGTCCGAGGcatccaccaccaccacgaaCCTGTCTTCGCCGACCGCCGCCTCCACCCCACCCTACATGCAGCCAGACGCCCTGCGCTCAGACTCGAcgccgccctcgccgccgcTGTCCGATGCACCGCTCGCCATCAGGCCCATACCCTTCACGCCCCTGGTGCCTACCAGGAAGGCCTCGATGGCACCGCGCGACCCAGCTGCCACGCCCAGAGCCGGCGCCTTTACCCGCCCACGACACACCCGAGGACCGAGTGTTTCTGGCATACCCGCTCAAGGCGCAAGCGCGGGTGGTCGACGCACGCCTTCCGTCATGCGCCCGCCCAGCGCCGTGCCAGGACAGTGGCCAGCTCGACCCAGCCTAGGAGGCAATACGCCGGCAGCTGGCTTGCCGAGATCCGGCTCTCTCTACCAGATTCGAGGCCTGATTGGCAAGATGCAGAAGCTCGAGGAGCGCGTGCACTCGGCACGCTCCAAGCTGCCTGCGCCGACTCTGACCCCTCCACGGGCGAGCCCTCGAGCCCCGAGTGTGTCCAACAACTACCTGCCGAGCTCGGTCCAAGTCAGGAAACGCGCATCGCAGGCTTCCACCTCAGCCTCATCCGTCCAAGACACTCCGAGTGGTGGTGTAAGCCGGCTCTCGTTCGGTGTACCGTCCAACGCAAGCACCAGTCGGCCCAGCAGTCGGGCGTCGCTGTCCTCGACACCTCAGCTACCCCGGCCCACAAGCAGGCCCAGTCCGGTAGGCAGGAACAGCGCGCGCACGCCTGGCACCCGGACACCTGGTACGCGCACGCCCAGCGCACGCACGCCCAACACGCGCAATCCCCTGGGCCACCACTCGTCAGCGTCCATGAGCGGCCGGATAGGAAAGGCCCCGCCCCCGATATTGCACCTGCACGAAGGACGGCAGTTTGGCCGCACCTCTCTGAATAGGCATCCGAGCGACTACGGCCATGCGCAATCTCTGTCCCTGACACGAAGCGAGACGGGCAGCGACAAGAGCGACGAGGGCGAGATCAAGACGCCGCTCGGGCGACGTCTGACGCTGGAGAGAAGCGGGATCCCCACCCCAGGGAGCGCACTGTCGAGGAAACAGAGCGTCGGAAGACGGATCAGCGCGAGCATGGACGGCGGCATGGGGCCGCCAATACGTCCGCGCAAGATGTCGACGTACGAGGAGGAGACGTACTAGGCTTGCGTTTGCGTGTGAGTGTGCATGATTTGGCAGTATCTGATGAAGGCGTTGATACCTTGGAACTAGCGTGAATTTGGCGTTGGACGTGCGTGGTgtcgaggaggaggaggaggaggaggaggaggaggaggtggaggatATGCAGGGCAACAGGGACTGCATCAAAGCAGAGCAACAGGAAAGCAGCAAGCACACAACgctactatactactaagAGTCGGACACATATCCCCAGCGTAGAACGGAAAAGCAGGCCTTGTGCTGAACCATGGCATTCACATACGTATCACTTCAATACAACCTCCCCTTTGTCAACTCACACACACTCACTCACACTGCACCACGCATACGCATACGCATACGCATACGCGTGTCGATTTCCTTTGGCTCGTGAGTGTCACATACGATGATGTAGGATCTCGTGGTGTTGACGCAAGAGAGCCTcagctctgctgctgctttaCTTGGTCattgtgtgtgtgtgtgtgtgtgtgtgtgtgtgtgtgtgtgtgtatatACGCTTTCCATTCCTCAGCTCACAACTCTCCTTGGCACGTACTTCCTACCTCCCTCCCCCTGCAgcaaacacacacacacacacactctctctctctgttGCTCTTCTCCGCTGTTTAGCTTGCTTTGCTGAGTGTTTGGGTTAGGTTGTAGAGTGGGGAATTGGCGGGTTTGGGGATgtggttgttgttagagGGTGGGTGTTGTTAGAGAGCTAGGTGTTGTTAGAGAGCTAGGTGTTGTTAGAGAGCTAGGTGTTGTTAGAGAGCTAGGTGTTGTTAGAGAGCTAGGTGTTGTTAGAGAGCTAGGTGTTGTTAGAGAGCTAGGTGTTGTTAGGGGCCTGGGTGTTCTTCGTGGTGGAGTCGTCTGGGCTGGGTTGGGGCCACTTTCACATGTCAAGGAAGCAGCTTGCGAAAGAAAACGAAACGAGACGAAAGGAAATGACACCGCGACACAGCGGCCACGCGTGTTCGCGAGGAGGATGTCGAGAGCGACATGTGCCGTGGCACGACTTGTTCTGTTGGTCATGGTGGGTGGTAGTCAACAACAGGTCGTCGAGTGAATCTAATCGTTGTGATCCAAACCCACGTGctagaggaggaggacgaggcACTCCACCGCCACGCCAAAAGCATTAACCAAGTCACGAGCCCGACGTCGAAATAAGCTCACGAACGGACCGGCGCACAGTCGAGATGTAGGATAGCCCCGCGGTTGGTGTTGTGGCGCGTTTCCAAAATCTGGGGTAGGGGGGAAAGGGAAAAATCGTACGATTTGCGGACTGGGACTGACATGTGAAAGGGCACCTACATGCAACGGACCGTACCGGCGCGCGCCCACGGGCAAGAACCCTGGACCTGGCGCACTGTTCCCTTCCCCATGTTCATGGTCTGACGTAGGTGGGCGTCTGGTGTTGGGTGAGCACCGTGGTGTTTTGCTGTGGCTCTCAGGCTCGAGTAACCCCCCCAACGGGAATCTCGGTACTTGGACTGCCCCGGCTTCGGCGCAACCATGCCGGCAGCGCCTCGCAACGACCCTCTCAGCGTCATGCACAACGATAGCAGCTTCGTCCATTTCACCGATTTGGCTGTCTGAGGAGACCTCCGAAGCGGACAAGTCGCGCGCTGATTGGGCGG from Ascochyta rabiei chromosome 2, complete sequence includes these protein-coding regions:
- a CDS encoding Acylglycerol lipase, which encodes MSSYTYIYNSQLDAFSLYHLTHEQATKHSTLGPALPALGHATSGALGTAISKLITYPLDLVVARLQVQKQLQGENERPRYDGIFDAIEKIYEREGGLSAFYNGVPHEVFKGVTDSFLFFLAYSYIRQSRLAANGGRKSLGAVEEIGVGVVAGAFSKLCTTPIQNIVTRKQTAAMTALDGNTATPPASSTRDIASQIKKEKGLQGFWSGYSASLILTLNPSLTMLMHKVLLRLLVSQGKRDDPGARITFLIAATSKALASTITYPFQLAKTRAQVSSQKPTETTGETSEFEKTEKPPRSGVMRARQRTVFATILRIAQTEGLAGLYQGLGGEVLKGFFSHGITMLMKERIHAVIINLYYAVLKSMEKFPSTEELKQMAADQYEGGKERVSEAYNKGVEVAEHAAEKVQDVVAQGSQQAQELYESGKEQAGEAYDRATEAAQSATSTAQNAVSSGSQQAQSLAEAGKEQANGAYNKAAETAQSVSSTAQEQASEAYGKAREAAQTSTVTAQDPASGSYAKASEAAESASSAARGQASEVYNKATQAADSTSAKAQQAASTGSHAADSLVEQGKEVAEHASEQSRDIANTYGVDQKE
- a CDS encoding NADH:ubiquinone oxidoreductase — its product is MVGGETPSSPPPRSGGWGSLREELDYYKTAYETLDAELQEFQSSSKELEAELERDVEESEKRERKLQEKVERLGFEAEEWKTKYKQSKTEANHAQNTLQKEITSLRDAQRTLQLKLRDMEVQNDDFERQTRNQSSSLEDVETKYNVAIEREVMLEEEIKIGEREREGLRIETQRLRDELSDLKIESDITQEKLRLAEATIEKHHQRTVSNQLAKDSSTLRPRSPMSEASTTTTNLSSPTAASTPPYMQPDALRSDSTPPSPPLSDAPLAIRPIPFTPLVPTRKASMAPRDPAATPRAGAFTRPRHTRGPSVSGIPAQGASAGGRRTPSVMRPPSAVPGQWPARPSLGGNTPAAGLPRSGSLYQIRGLIGKMQKLEERVHSARSKLPAPTLTPPRASPRAPSVSNNYLPSSVQVRKRASQASTSASSVQDTPSGGVSRLSFGVPSNASTSRPSSRASLSSTPQLPRPTSRPSPVGRNSARTPGTRTPGTRTPSARTPNTRNPLGHHSSASMSGRIGKAPPPILHLHEGRQFGRTSLNRHPSDYGHAQSLSLTRSETGSDKSDEGEIKTPLGRRLTLERSGIPTPGSALSRKQSVGRRISASMDGGMGPPIRPRKMSTYEEETY